CCACATCGGCACCGGCAACTACCACCCGAAGACCGCCCGGCTCTACGAGGACTTCGGCATGCTGACCGCCGACCCCGAGGTGGGCGCGGATGTCACCGACCTGTTCAACGTACTCACCGGGTACAGCCGGCAGACCACGTTCCGGCGGCTGCTGGTGGCCCCGCACGGGGTGCGCCGCGGCCTGCTGGACCGGCTGGAGGAGCAGGCCAAGATCGCCCGGGCGGGCGGTGAGGCGCTCGTCCAGATCAAGGTCAACTCGATGGTGGACGAGGAGACCGCGGACGCGCTCTACCGCGCCTCGCAGGACGGCGTGAAGATCGACCTGGTCATCCGCGGCATGTGCACGCTGCGCCCGGGCGTTCCCGGCCTGTCCGACAACATCCGGGTCCGCTCGATCGTCGGACGGTTCCTGGAGCACTCCCGGGTGTTCCGGTTCGGCGCCGGTGACGACGCGGAGTACTGGATCGGCTCCGCCGACCTGATGCATCGCAACCTGGACCGCCGGGTGGAGGCGCTGGTCAAGGTCACCATGGCGTCCGCCCGCGAGGAGCTGCGCAACGTGCTGGAGCTGTCGATGGCCGAGGGCACCGAGGGCTGGGACCTGGGCGGCGACGGCGTCTGGCGGCGCAACACCAGCGACCCGACCGGGAAGCAGATGCACCTCCAGGAGGCCCTGCTGCGGCGGGTCATCAAGGCGAGCTGATGGTCGCACCGGTACACGCCGCGGGCGGGGTGCTCTACCGCCCGGGCGCGGACGGCACGCCCGAGGTGTGCCTGGTGCACCGCCCGCGGTACGACGACTGGAGCCTGCCCAAGGGCACCGTCAAACGCGGCGAGCCGGCGCTGGCCGCGGCGGTCCGCGAGGTGGCCGAGGAGACCGGCGCCCAGGGCATACCCGAGTTCGGCCTGCCCGAGGTGTCCTACGTGCTGCCCGGCGGACGGCCGAAAACCGTCCGGTTCTGGCTGATGCGCGCCGCCGGCGACGACGGCCCGGTGCAGGACACCGACGAGGTCGACAAGCTCACCTGGCTGCCGATCCCCGAGGCCGTCGACCGCCTGACCTATCCGGACGAGCGCCCGCTGCTCGACCTGGTCGCCGGCCTGCCCCCGGTCACCTCGGTGGTGGCGCTGGTCCGGCACGCGCACGCCGGCGAGCGGAAGCACTGGAGCGGGCCGGACTCGCTGCGCCCGATCAGCCCGAAAGGGCAGCGGCAGGCCGGCCGGGTCGCCGAGCGGCTGGCCACGTTCCGGCCCCGGCGGCTGGTCGCGGCCACCCCGTTGCGCTGCTCGCAGACCCTGCACCCGCTGGCCGCGGCGACCGGGCTGCCGCTGGTGGTGGACCCCGCGTTCGCCGAGCCGGACGACCCGTCCGGGCTGCCGGCCCGGCTGCGGGCCGCCCGGGCACGGCTGGCCGAGCTGCGGGCCGCCGGCCGGGTGGTGGTGTGCAGCCAGGGCAAGGTCATGCCGCCGCTGCTCGCCGAGCTCACCGGGGCGGGCGACGCCGAGCCGTACCGGACCCGCAAGGGTGACGGCTGGCTGCTCACCTGGTCCGGCGCGACGCTGCTAGGGGTCTCGCACTGGTGAGCTGCTCGATCCGCCAGTGGCCGACCAGGTCGCCGGTGAGCCAGCGGGCCCGCCACAGCTCGTCGCGGCGGGGCTCCCAGTCGCGATAGGGCAGCAACGCGAGCCGCCAGCTCAGCACCCCGGCCAGGTACCAGCCGTACAGCGGGATAGCGCCCGCCAGGCCGTCTCTGGCTCGGTAGGACGTGCCGGGGGCGTACCCGGCCACGGCCAGGCCGCACCAGCCGCAGGTGATCAGCCAGTCCAGCGCCGGCCAGCCGGTGGCGTGCTCGGCCAGGTCGCCGAGCGTCCACCCCGGCACGACGGCCAGCGCGAACAGGCCGGCGGCCAGTCCCGCGCGGGCCGTCAACCCTCTCGGTCTGCGTTCCATGCCCGGACCGTAGGCCCGGGCGGCGGTTCGCCCGCGGCAAACAAAAAGGCGTCCACCGTACGGTGGACGCCTTTTGTGGTGCCTCGACCTCAGCGGGCCTTGCGGTTCGAGGCCGCCCGAGCCGTCGATGCGCTCTTCGCCCGGGCCGGAGCCGCGGCCGGAGTCGCGGTCTTGCGCGCCGTGGTCTTCTTCGCCGCGGTCGCCTTGGTCGTCGCCTTCTTCGCCGGTGCGGTCTTGGCCACCGTCGTCTTCTTGGCCGGCGCGGTCTTCGTCGCCGCCTTCTTCGCCGGGGCCGTCTTGGCCGCCGACTTCGCCGCCGTCTTCGTCGCTGTCGCCTTCGTCGCCGTCGTCTTCGTCGCCGTCTTCTTGGCCACGGCCGGCGTCGCCGACTTCTTCGTCGCGGCCGTCTTCGCCGCCGCCGTCGCCGTCGTCTTCTTCGCCGCGGCCGTGGTGGTGGTCGCGGCCTTCTTCGCCGGCGCGGCCTTGGTCACCGCCGTCTTCTTGGCGCCGGCCGCCTTGGCCGGTTTCCCGGCGGCGACCAGTTCCCGGAAGGTGTTGCCCGGCCGGAATGCGGCGACGGACGTCTTCTTCACCTTCACCGGCTCGCCGGTTCGCGGATTCCGGGCGGTACGCGCATTACGCGTCCGCTTCTCCCAGGAACCGAAGCCGGTAAGGGAGACCTTGTCACCCTTGGCGACGGCGTTCTGCACCTCACTGATGAACGCGTCAAGCGCAGTCGTCGCCGTCTTCCTGTCGCCCAGCTTGACGGCGAGCGCCTCAATGAGCTCGGCCTTGTTCACGGTTTCCTCCCGGACGTGAGAACTGGCCCGTCGCAGGCCATTCTGCGCGCACCGTATGCCCTCTGACCTGGAGACACAAACATTCGTGGCAAAAATCCGTTGTGTCCCAACGAAATTCGCCCCCGCCGGTTACCCCGGCGGGGGCGAATTCTTGCCCGTGGTTAAAGAGTGACGACCGGCTTGAAAGCCGGGCGGCCCTTCTCGTACGCACTAATCGCGTCCTCGTGGCGCAACGTCAGTCCGATGTCGTCGAGCCCCTCCATCAGACGCCAGCGGCTGAAATCGTCGATCGGGAACGAGTACGCCGCGTCGTCCACCCGGACCACCCGCTCGGCCAGGTCGATCGTGATCTGCTTCTCCGGCTCGCTCTCGGCGAGATCCCAGAGGCTCTCCACGATCTTCTGGTCGAGCTGGACCGGCAGCAGGCCCTCCTTGAGCGCGTTGCCCCGGAAGATGTCGCCGAACCGGGCCGCGATCACCACCTTGAAGCCCCAGTCGCGCAGCGCCCAGACGGCGTGCTGGCGGGACGAGCCGGTGCCGAAGTTCGGCCCGGCGACCAGGATGGTGGCGCCGTTGTGGGCCGGGTTGTGCAGCACGAAATGCGGGTCCTCGCGCCAGGCGCTGAACAGACCGTCCTCGAAGCCGGTGCGGGTGACCCGCTTCAGGTAGACCGCCGGGATGATCTGGTCGGTATCCACATCGGAGCGGCGGAGCGGCATGACCTTGCCGCTGTGGGTGACGAACTTGTCCATGTCGTTGATCCCCTACTCAGAGGTCGGCGGGGGCGGCCAGCTTGCCGACCACGGCGGTGGCGGCGGCGACCTGCGGCGAGACCAGGTGGGTACGCCCACCCTTGCCCTGCCGGCCCTCGAAGTTGCGGTTGGAGGTGGACGCCGCGCGCTGCCCGGGGCTGAGCGTGTCCGGGTTCATGCCGAGGCACATCGAACAGCCGGCGAACCGCCACTCGGCGCCCGCGTCCGTGAAGATCTTGTCCAGGCCCTCGGCCTCGGCCTGCTCGCGCACCAGGTAGGAGCCCGGGACGATCATCATCCGGACGCCGTCGGCGACCTTGCGCCCACGGATCACGTCGGCGGCGGCCCGCAGGTCCTCCAGCCGGCCGTTGGTGCACGAGCCGACGAAGACCACGTCGACCGGGACCTCACGGAACGGGGTGCCCGGCGTCAGGTCCATGTACGCCAGGGCGCGCTCGGCGGCCCCGCGCTCGACCTCGTCCAGGAAGTCCTCCGGGTTCGGCACCACGCCGTCGAGCGCCGCGCCCTGCCCCGGGTTGGTGCCCCAGGTGATGAACGGGCTGATCGTGGCGGCGTCCAGGATGATCTCGGTGTCGTACTCCGCGTCCTCGTCGGTGGCGAGGGTCTTCCAGTACGCGACCGCGGCGTCCCAGTCGGCGCCCTGCGGGGCGTGCTTGCGGCCCTTCAGGTACTCGAACGTGGTCTCGTCCGGCGCGATCATGCCGGCCTTGGCGCCCCACTCGATCGACATGTTGCAGATCGTCATCCGGCCCTCCATGGAGAGCTTGCGGATCGCCTCGCCGCGGTACTCCACGATGTGGCCGTTGCCGCCGCCGGTGCCGGTCTGCGTGATCAGCGCAAGGATCAGGTCTTTCGCACTCGTCCCGGCGGGCAGGTCGCCGACGACCGTGACGGCCATCGTCTTCGGTTTCGCCTGCGGCAGCGTCTGGGTGGCGAGCACGTGCTCGACCTCGCTGGTGCCGATGCCGAAGGCCAGCGCGCCGAACGCGCCGTGGGTCGCGGTGTGCGAGTCGCCGCAGACGATCGTCGTGCCGGGCTGGGTCAGGCCCAGCTGCGGGCCGATCACGTGCACGATGCCCTGGTTCACGTCACCGAGCGGGCGGATCTCCACGCCGAACTCGGCGCAGTTCTTCCGCAGGGTCTCGATCTGGGTGCGGGAAACCGTGTCCGCGATGGTCAGCAGCTCGCCGCGGCGGGTGTTGAACGAGGGATCCGAGTACCCGGTCGGGGTGTTGTGGTCCTCCGTCGCGAGCGTGAGGTCGGTCCGGCGCACCGACCGGCCGGCCATCCGCAGCCCGTCGAACGCCTGCGGGCTGGTGACCTCGTGCAGCAGGTGCAGGTCGATGAAGAGCAGGTCCGGCTCGCCCTCGGCCGTGCGCACCACGTGGTCATCCCAGACCTTCTCGGCCAGGGTCCTGGGTTTCCCGCTGTCGGGAGTGACTCCCACCATCTGGACATCCTAAATTCTGGAATGTATGTTTCGGCTTGTGGGACACAGTATGAGCGGTGTAGGCGTTCTCGACAAGGCGGTTGTCATCCTCGCCGCATGTGTCGACGGCGCCAGCCTGGCCGAGTTGGTCGAACGCACGAAGCTTCCGCGGGCGACCGCACATCGCCTGGCCCAGGCTCTGGAGATTCATCGGATGCTGGTCCGGGACACTCAAGGAAGATGGCGCCCCGGACCTCGTCTGGGCGAGTTGGCGAACGCCGCGCCCGACGTTCTGCTGACCGCCGCCGAGCCCCTGCTTTCCGCATTGCGGGATGCGACGGGTGAGAGCGCGCAGCTCTACCTGCGCCGCGCGGACGAGCGCATCTGCGTCGCCGCCGCCGAGCGCGCGAGTGGTCTTCGCGACACCGTGCCGGTCGGCTCGGTGCTGCCGATGGTGGCCGGCTCGGCCGCCCAGATCCTGCTCGCCTGGGAGCCACCGGAAGCGGTCATGCCGCTCCTGCCCCGCTGCAAGTTCACCGGCCGCACCCTGGCCGAGGTGCGCCGCCGCGGCTGGGCCCAGAGCGTCGCCGAGCGCGAGCCGGGCGTGGCCAGCGTCTCCGCCCCGATCCGCGACCGCACCGGGAGGGTGATCGCCGCCATCTCGATAAGCGGTCCGATCGAACGCCTCGGCCGCCGCCCCGGCGAACGCCACGCCATGGCCGTCGTCCGCGCCGGCCAGCGCCTGTCCGGCCTCTGACCCCTCACGGTTTCCCCGGTTCCTCCCGAAATCCCTCGCGCCCGATGGCCCTTCCGCGCCATCGGGCGCGCCTCGTTCCGCGAGACCCGCTCCACCCCGGGCCGCTGCCGGCTCCCGCTTCGCTCACCCGCTTTCGGTACGCCCGAAGCACCACCCACCGCCGCGAAGTCCGCACCCCTCCCGTGATCCGGCTGACGTCACGGGACCCAGACGGCGTTGTCGTGGGCGAAGAGGACCTGCCGAGGGTCGAGGGCGAGCAAACGGTCCAGCCAGGGCGCGGGCCGGCCGATGGCGGCACGCCGGGCGAGGACGTCCCCGGTGAAGGCGGTGGCGTGGTCATGGCTCTGACCAGCGACGATCACGGTGCCGTCGGGGGTGGCGACGATCACGGACTGGTGGCCGGCGGTGTGCCCGGGGGTGGGCACGATCAGCACGCCGGGGAGGATCTCGGCTTCGCCGTCCAGTTCTTCCAGAACCGCGCCGGGGTGATCGACCAGATCGGCCAGGTATTCGTCGGACTCGCGGGCCAGGATGAGCTCGGCGCGCTGGGCGAAGACCGGGAGACCGGCCAGTTCCGCGTTGCCGCCGCAGTGGTCGAAGTGCAGGTGGGAGTTGATGACGTACCGCAGATCGCCGGCCGTGGCACCGGCGGCCCGCAGCGCCGAGCCGAGCGGAACCCGGCGGGGCCGGTAATGGGCGTCGACGCCCGGGGCATGGCCCATGCCGGTGTCGACCAGGATCGCGCCCTCGGGATGATCGATCAGGTAGCCGAGGCAGGGTTCGGCGCGCGGCGCCCCGGTGCCGGTCTCCTCGGCAGGCCGGACGAAATACCCGAAGTCGACTCGGCGGACGGCGATGTCGGTCATCGCCGCAGTATCCCCAGCCCGGCACCGCATCGCCCGGCTTCTCTGCCGAGGGCAGAGAGGTCCGGCCGAAACGGCAGTGGCCCGCACCGTGATCGGTGCGGGCCACTGTCTCTGGTAGTCCCGAAGGGATTCGAACCCTCGCTACCGCCTTGAGAGGGCGGCGTCCTAGGCCGCTAGACGACGGGACCAGAACCTGTCTTGCACCGCCCGCTCCTGCGGCGGCGCGGTGAACTCTATCAGCACCTTTGACGAATGTTCGAATCGGATACCCCGGTGCGGGCCGCCTCGTGACCGGCCCCACAGCGACCGCCGATCCGGGCCGCGGCGAACCCGGACGGAGGGCTCGCTTCCCGGCGTACCGAAAGCGGAAAAGGCGGCGAAGGGGGCGCGGCAGCGACCGCGCCGCGAGCGAATCCGGCGTTTCCCGGAAAAGCGGTCAGCGATGGTTGAACGGGGCGACGGCCTCGCGGTTGCGCGCCGCGTCCTCCGGGCCGAGCAGCGCCTCGCACACCCGGATCAGGCGGCTGCGCAGGCCGGCGGCGCGGCGGGCGAGCTCGCGCTGACGTCCCACGTACTCCGCCTTGCCCTCCGGGGTCTCGATCTTGACCGGGGGGTGCCCGTAGGAGGTCAGGTCGTAGGGGCTGGCCTGCATGTCCAGCAGGCGGATCTCGCCGGCCAGGGCGAAGCAGTCCAGGGCCAGCGCGCCGGGGACGGCCGGGCCGAGTTTCTGCGCCCACTTGTGCACGTCCATCGCGGCGTGCAGGCAGCCGGGCTGGTCGAGGTCGACCTGGGTGGCCCGGGTGGGCTGGAGCCGGTTGAGGCCGACGGCCTCCGGGGTGAAGAAGCGGAACGCGTCGTAGTGCGTGCAGCGGATGGTGTGCTGCTCGACCACCTTGTCGGTCTCGGACTGGCCGAGGCGCAGCGGCAGCGGGTGGCGGTGCTCCGGGTCGCGGTAGACCATCGCCCACTCGTGCAGGCCGAAGCAACCGGAGAAGACCGGGCGGGACGCGGTGGCGGTGAGCAGGCCGTGGATGTATCGCACGCTCTCGCCGCGGGCGTGCAGGAACGCGTCCTCGTCGAGGGCGACGATGCCGTCCTCGTGAGTGGCGTAGAACTTCCAGCCGGCGTGCTCGGCCAGCCCGTCGGGCGCCGCGGCCAGGCCGGCGCCGACCCCCGGGTGCCAGCGGCGCAGCATCGCCGGGCGGGTGCCGTAGTAGTCGTAGAGGAAGTCCTCGATGGCGTGTTTCTCACCCGTGGCCCGACGGGCACGGTGGCCCGCGGTCATCTGGTCGGCACGCTCGGCGTGCGCCCGGGCGAGGGGAATCCAGGTGACCGAGGGCAGCGTGGTGGTGAGTGCCCTCACCTGCTTGATCCCCATCGCACCAATGTATCTAGCCGAAGCGATCAACACGATCACCGTTAGGCGCGAATGAGGTCCGCCACGGTGTGTTCCTCGGGCTCGGGCAGGGCGCGATTTCCGTCTTCTTGGTGATTGGGTGGTTTGTGGACCGCCGGGGGCCAGCCGAGCCCGGGCGCGCCGGGCAGCGCGAATCCCAGCCGGGGTCCGAGCCCCAGCGTCAGGCAAACGACAGAAGCCATGCGAAGTAATGTAGTACATCTACTACAGACTTGATAGCGTGGTGGACATGACGGAGGTGGTATTGCAGAGCGCCGGCGAGGACCCGCTGGTGGCCGAGCCGGTCATCGAGGTCCGTGATCTGCGGATGCGTTACGGGGCGAAAGAGGTCCTCGTCGGCATCGGCTTCTCCGCCCGCCCCGGTGAGGTGATCGCCCTGCTCGGGCCGAACGGAGCGGGCAAGACCACCACCATCGAGATCCTGGAGGGCTTCCGGCGCCGCTCGGCCGGGCACGTCCGGGTGCTCGGTGCCGACCCGGAGCGCGGCGACGAGCGCTGGCGGGCCCGGCTCGGCGTGGTCCTGCAGTCCTGGCGCGACCACGGCAAGTGGCGGGTCCGCGAGCTGCTCGAGCACATCGGCGGGCACTACGCGCCGTTCAGCACCGACCGGATCCCGCGGCCCTGGCCGGTCGACGAGCTGCTGGCGGCGGTCGGCCTGACCGCCGCAGCGCGGACCCGGGTGACCCGGCTCTCCGGTGGCCAGCGCCGCCGGCTTGACGTGGCGATGGGCATCGTGGGCCGGCCCGAGCTGCTCTTCCTCGACGAGCCGACGGTCGGGTTCGACCCGGCCGCCCGGCGCGAGTTCCACGACCTGATCCACGAGCTGACCGACATGGCCGACACCACGGTGCTGCTCACCACCCACGACCTGGACGAGGCGGAGAAACTCGCCGATCGGATCCTGATCCTGTCCAGCGGGCGGATCATCGCCAGCGGCTCGGCCGACGAGCTGTCCCGGCAGGTGGCCGGGGAGACCGAGATCCGCTGGACCCGGGACGGGCAGCGGTTCGTGCACTCCACCGCCGACGCCACGGCGTACGTGCACGAGCTCTTCCGGCAGCACGGCACGGCGATCGACGACCTCGAGGTGCGCCGGTCCAGTCTGGAGGACACCTACATGAAGCTGGTGCACGAGGCGGAGGTGACCCGATGACGCCCGTCGTGCTGGGTCTGCGCCGGGGGTGGACCGAGATCAAGCACACCTTCACCAACCCGGCCGACCTGTGGGCCTACCTCTTCCCGGCGGCCCTGCTGCTCGGCACGGTCTTCTTCATGCGGAACGCGACGGTGCCCGGCACCTCGTTCTCGCTCGGCGCCCGCACCCTGCCCAGCATCTTCGGGATGGGCCTGGTGCTCGGCGGCCTGATGACCACCGCGCAGCAGCTGATCATGGACCGGGAGGACGGCACGCTGCTGCGGGCCAAGGCCGTCCCGCACGGCATGACCAGCTACCTGAGCGGCAAGGTGGCGCTGGTCGGCGGGATGACGCTGGTCGGTTTCCTGCTCCAGTTGATCCCGGGACTGTTCCTGGTGGACGGCCTGTCGGTGGACGCGGACGGCTGGCTCACCCTGCTCTGGCTGATCCCGGTCGGCTTCGTCGCCACCCTCCCGCTGGGCGCCGCGATCGGCTCGCTCTTCGACGACCCGCGCAACATGGCCCTGGTGGTGATGCCGATCTTCGGGTTGATCGCGATCTCCGGCATCTTCTATCCGATCACCGCCATGCCCGGCTGGCTCCAGGGTCTGGCGCAGGCATTCCCGCTGTACTGGCTAGGGTTGGGCATGCGCTCGGTCTTCCTGCCCGATTCCCTGGCGGCGGTGGAGCTCGCGCATTCCTGGCGGCATCTCGAGACGTTCGGGGTGCTCGCCGTCTGGGCGGTCATCGGGCTGGTGCTGGCCCCGGTGCTGCTGCGCCGGATGGCCGGCCGCGAGTCCGGCTCGGCCGTGGCGGCGCGGCGGGAGCGGGCCATGACCCGGGTCGGGCGTTGAGGGAGCGATGGCAACCGAGGTCACGTACAACCGGATCGCGATGCTGCGCGCCGAGCGGGGCATCTCGCGGCGGCAGCTCGCCGACGCCCTCGGCGTGCACTACCAGACCGTGGGTTACCTGGAGCGCGGCGAGTTCAGCCCGAGCCTTCACCTGGCCATGCGGATCTGTCAGTACTTCGAGGTTCCGGTCGAGGTGGTGTTCGCCCTGGAGCCGTTCCCGCGACTCGGTGCCACCTCGCAGTCGGCGTAGATTTCAGGGGTCCGTCCATTACGAAGATGGGGATTACCCGTGCGCTTCGCCCGTTTTGTTCATGCCGCTGGAGTGTCGTTCGGCGTCGTCGAGGGTGACGGCGCCTCCGGCCTGACGGTGGCCGAGATCAGCAGCCTGCCCTTCGAGAAGGTCGTCCGCACCGGGCAGCGCTGGGCGCTCCCGGACGTCCGGCTGCTCGCGCCGATCTTCTCCAGCAAGGTGATCGGGGTCGGCCGCAACTACGCCGAGCACGCCGCCGAGATGGGCAACGAGGTGCCCAAGGAGCCGCTGATCTTCATCAAGCCGTCCACCTCGGTGATCGGGCCGGGCGACGCGATCCGGATCCCCTCGGTCACCACCCAGGTCGAGGAGGAGGCCGAGCTCGCCGTGGTGATCGGCGCCACCGGCGCCCGCCGCGTCGACCGCGCCGGCGCCGAGAAAGCGATCTTCGGCTACACCTGCGCCAACGACGTCACCGCCCGTGACCTCCAGCGCAAGGACCCGCAGTGGACCCGGGCCAAGGGCTTCGACTCGTTCTGCCCGCTCGGCCCGTGGATCGAGACCGAGCTCGACGTCAGCGACCTGGAGGTGCGCTGCGAGGTCGGCCGCACGCCGGAGAGCATGGAGGTCCGCCAGATCGGCCGGACCAAGGACATGGTCTTCGACATCCCGGGCCTCGTCTCCTACGTCTCGCACGTGATGACGCTGCTCCCCGGCGACGTGATCCTGACCGGCACCCCGGCCGGCGTGAGCCAGATCGTGCCCGGCGACACCGTGTCGGTGAGCGTCCAGGGCATCGGCGAGCTGCGCAACACCGTGGTCGCCCTCGACTGACCTGCGCGATCGCGCCTCGGGAGCAGTTTGGGTAACCCGATTTGGCGGCCGGGGAGGGCTCGGGTAAAGTTCTCTCCGGCGCGGCAAGCCGGGCCAAATGGGGTATGGGGTAATTGGCAGCCCGACTGATTCTGGTTCAGTTAGTCTAGGTTCGAGTCCTGGTACCCCAGCGTTACCAACCTTCGGGTTGGTGCCGCTGGAGCGCTTCGGCGCAGCAGCAGTTCTGGTCCCGTCGTCTAGCGGCCTAGGACGCCGCCCTCTCAAGGCGGTAGCGAGGGTTCGAATCCCTTCGGGACTACACATAGCAACGGCTCGCATCCTTCGGGTGCGGGCCGTTTCGCATTCCCGCCACTCGCGGTCCGCTCGTGCTCCCGCTCACCCACCGTCCCCACCGCGCCACCCGCACTTGGCTGCCGAGTCGCCTGCCCCGATCCCGCCGCCGCCCGAACCCCCACCGGGTCCCATCGCCCTCTCCCGGACGCCGACAGGACCACCACGCCCAGCCGAGACCACCCGGCTGGCCCCCATCGCCCTTCCCCGAACACGGACAGGACCACCAAGCCCAGCCCGGACCACCCAGCTGGCCCCCATCGCCCTTCCCCGAACACGGACAGGACCACCAAGCCCAGCCCGGACCACCCAGCTGGCCCCCACCGCCCTTCCCCGAACACGGACAGGACCACCAAGCCCAGCCCGGACCACCCAGCTGGCCCCCACCGCCCTTTTCCGGATAAGGACCCTGAGCGTGAGCCGGGGCATCCGGGCCGGCGCCGGGAGCCGTTGACCGGCGC
Above is a genomic segment from Actinoplanes ianthinogenes containing:
- a CDS encoding IclR family transcriptional regulator; translated protein: MSGVGVLDKAVVILAACVDGASLAELVERTKLPRATAHRLAQALEIHRMLVRDTQGRWRPGPRLGELANAAPDVLLTAAEPLLSALRDATGESAQLYLRRADERICVAAAERASGLRDTVPVGSVLPMVAGSAAQILLAWEPPEAVMPLLPRCKFTGRTLAEVRRRGWAQSVAEREPGVASVSAPIRDRTGRVIAAISISGPIERLGRRPGERHAMAVVRAGQRLSGL
- a CDS encoding HU family DNA-binding protein; the encoded protein is MNKAELIEALAVKLGDRKTATTALDAFISEVQNAVAKGDKVSLTGFGSWEKRTRNARTARNPRTGEPVKVKKTSVAAFRPGNTFRELVAAGKPAKAAGAKKTAVTKAAPAKKAATTTTAAAKKTTATAAAKTAATKKSATPAVAKKTATKTTATKATATKTAAKSAAKTAPAKKAATKTAPAKKTTVAKTAPAKKATTKATAAKKTTARKTATPAAAPARAKSASTARAASNRKAR
- a CDS encoding NUDIX hydrolase, with product MVAPVHAAGGVLYRPGADGTPEVCLVHRPRYDDWSLPKGTVKRGEPALAAAVREVAEETGAQGIPEFGLPEVSYVLPGGRPKTVRFWLMRAAGDDGPVQDTDEVDKLTWLPIPEAVDRLTYPDERPLLDLVAGLPPVTSVVALVRHAHAGERKHWSGPDSLRPISPKGQRQAGRVAERLATFRPRRLVAATPLRCSQTLHPLAAATGLPLVVDPAFAEPDDPSGLPARLRAARARLAELRAAGRVVVCSQGKVMPPLLAELTGAGDAEPYRTRKGDGWLLTWSGATLLGVSHW
- the leuD gene encoding 3-isopropylmalate dehydratase small subunit, coding for MDKFVTHSGKVMPLRRSDVDTDQIIPAVYLKRVTRTGFEDGLFSAWREDPHFVLHNPAHNGATILVAGPNFGTGSSRQHAVWALRDWGFKVVIAARFGDIFRGNALKEGLLPVQLDQKIVESLWDLAESEPEKQITIDLAERVVRVDDAAYSFPIDDFSRWRLMEGLDDIGLTLRHEDAISAYEKGRPAFKPVVTL
- a CDS encoding ABC transporter permease, translating into MTPVVLGLRRGWTEIKHTFTNPADLWAYLFPAALLLGTVFFMRNATVPGTSFSLGARTLPSIFGMGLVLGGLMTTAQQLIMDREDGTLLRAKAVPHGMTSYLSGKVALVGGMTLVGFLLQLIPGLFLVDGLSVDADGWLTLLWLIPVGFVATLPLGAAIGSLFDDPRNMALVVMPIFGLIAISGIFYPITAMPGWLQGLAQAFPLYWLGLGMRSVFLPDSLAAVELAHSWRHLETFGVLAVWAVIGLVLAPVLLRRMAGRESGSAVAARRERAMTRVGR
- a CDS encoding ABC transporter ATP-binding protein, with amino-acid sequence MTEVVLQSAGEDPLVAEPVIEVRDLRMRYGAKEVLVGIGFSARPGEVIALLGPNGAGKTTTIEILEGFRRRSAGHVRVLGADPERGDERWRARLGVVLQSWRDHGKWRVRELLEHIGGHYAPFSTDRIPRPWPVDELLAAVGLTAAARTRVTRLSGGQRRRLDVAMGIVGRPELLFLDEPTVGFDPAARREFHDLIHELTDMADTTVLLTTHDLDEAEKLADRILILSSGRIIASGSADELSRQVAGETEIRWTRDGQRFVHSTADATAYVHELFRQHGTAIDDLEVRRSSLEDTYMKLVHEAEVTR
- a CDS encoding 3-methyladenine DNA glycosylase, which produces MGIKQVRALTTTLPSVTWIPLARAHAERADQMTAGHRARRATGEKHAIEDFLYDYYGTRPAMLRRWHPGVGAGLAAAPDGLAEHAGWKFYATHEDGIVALDEDAFLHARGESVRYIHGLLTATASRPVFSGCFGLHEWAMVYRDPEHRHPLPLRLGQSETDKVVEQHTIRCTHYDAFRFFTPEAVGLNRLQPTRATQVDLDQPGCLHAAMDVHKWAQKLGPAVPGALALDCFALAGEIRLLDMQASPYDLTSYGHPPVKIETPEGKAEYVGRQRELARRAAGLRSRLIRVCEALLGPEDAARNREAVAPFNHR
- a CDS encoding fumarylacetoacetate hydrolase family protein; this translates as MRFARFVHAAGVSFGVVEGDGASGLTVAEISSLPFEKVVRTGQRWALPDVRLLAPIFSSKVIGVGRNYAEHAAEMGNEVPKEPLIFIKPSTSVIGPGDAIRIPSVTTQVEEEAELAVVIGATGARRVDRAGAEKAIFGYTCANDVTARDLQRKDPQWTRAKGFDSFCPLGPWIETELDVSDLEVRCEVGRTPESMEVRQIGRTKDMVFDIPGLVSYVSHVMTLLPGDVILTGTPAGVSQIVPGDTVSVSVQGIGELRNTVVALD
- the leuC gene encoding 3-isopropylmalate dehydratase large subunit: MVGVTPDSGKPRTLAEKVWDDHVVRTAEGEPDLLFIDLHLLHEVTSPQAFDGLRMAGRSVRRTDLTLATEDHNTPTGYSDPSFNTRRGELLTIADTVSRTQIETLRKNCAEFGVEIRPLGDVNQGIVHVIGPQLGLTQPGTTIVCGDSHTATHGAFGALAFGIGTSEVEHVLATQTLPQAKPKTMAVTVVGDLPAGTSAKDLILALITQTGTGGGNGHIVEYRGEAIRKLSMEGRMTICNMSIEWGAKAGMIAPDETTFEYLKGRKHAPQGADWDAAVAYWKTLATDEDAEYDTEIILDAATISPFITWGTNPGQGAALDGVVPNPEDFLDEVERGAAERALAYMDLTPGTPFREVPVDVVFVGSCTNGRLEDLRAAADVIRGRKVADGVRMMIVPGSYLVREQAEAEGLDKIFTDAGAEWRFAGCSMCLGMNPDTLSPGQRAASTSNRNFEGRQGKGGRTHLVSPQVAAATAVVGKLAAPADL
- a CDS encoding N-acyl homoserine lactonase family protein; translation: MTDIAVRRVDFGYFVRPAEETGTGAPRAEPCLGYLIDHPEGAILVDTGMGHAPGVDAHYRPRRVPLGSALRAAGATAGDLRYVINSHLHFDHCGGNAELAGLPVFAQRAELILARESDEYLADLVDHPGAVLEELDGEAEILPGVLIVPTPGHTAGHQSVIVATPDGTVIVAGQSHDHATAFTGDVLARRAAIGRPAPWLDRLLALDPRQVLFAHDNAVWVP
- a CDS encoding helix-turn-helix transcriptional regulator: MATEVTYNRIAMLRAERGISRRQLADALGVHYQTVGYLERGEFSPSLHLAMRICQYFEVPVEVVFALEPFPRLGATSQSA